A single Chryseobacterium sp. DNA region contains:
- a CDS encoding dicarboxylate/amino acid:cation symporter, giving the protein MKEVLKNYSGILFLLLGITVGSIIGIAAPGIVQYIKPLGDIFLNLLFVSVVPLVFFAVSNSIASLEQQSKFGRIILIMALTFLFFILTAAVFTICAVYLFPVSGVSGSSEAITEAANNDTWGDRIVGFFTVGEFTALFSRQNMLALLIFAFLTGFAARKTGEKGGPFRVFIASGYEVMKELLLLIMKLAPVGLGAYFAYQVATLGPQLFGFYAKPLGLYYIAGIIYFLVFFSMYAFMASGQKGVKNFWTNAIYPTLTAISTCSSFATMPANLLAASKIGIPNSIANLVIPIGTTLHKNGSSMSSIIKIYVAFLIIGKDFFDPSNLLLALGITVFVSIVAGGIPNGGYIGEMLMISVYKLPQEAIPAVMIIGTLVDPLATVLNAVGDIVAAMFVNRFVKVSS; this is encoded by the coding sequence ATGAAAGAGGTATTGAAAAATTATTCAGGAATATTATTTTTACTTTTAGGGATTACCGTAGGAAGCATTATTGGAATTGCGGCTCCGGGTATCGTGCAATACATCAAGCCTTTGGGAGATATTTTCCTTAATCTTCTTTTTGTGAGTGTGGTTCCTCTTGTATTCTTTGCCGTTTCCAATTCTATTGCCTCTTTGGAGCAGCAATCGAAATTCGGAAGAATCATTTTGATTATGGCTCTTACGTTTTTGTTCTTCATTCTCACCGCCGCTGTTTTTACCATCTGTGCGGTGTATCTCTTCCCTGTTTCCGGAGTTTCCGGAAGTTCTGAAGCCATTACAGAAGCAGCCAATAATGATACCTGGGGTGACAGAATTGTAGGGTTTTTCACCGTGGGAGAATTCACGGCTCTTTTTTCAAGACAGAATATGCTTGCTCTTCTTATATTTGCTTTTCTGACCGGTTTTGCGGCCCGAAAAACCGGAGAAAAAGGCGGCCCTTTCAGAGTTTTTATCGCTTCCGGATATGAAGTGATGAAAGAATTGCTTTTATTAATTATGAAATTGGCTCCTGTAGGTCTTGGAGCCTACTTTGCCTATCAGGTGGCAACTTTGGGACCTCAGCTTTTTGGCTTTTACGCTAAACCTTTAGGCCTTTATTATATCGCAGGAATTATATACTTCCTTGTCTTCTTTTCAATGTATGCTTTTATGGCCAGTGGGCAAAAAGGAGTGAAAAATTTCTGGACAAATGCCATCTATCCTACCCTTACCGCCATAAGTACCTGCAGCAGCTTTGCTACCATGCCGGCAAACCTGCTGGCCGCCTCCAAAATAGGAATCCCGAATTCTATTGCCAATCTGGTTATTCCTATTGGTACGACATTGCATAAAAACGGATCTTCCATGTCTTCTATTATAAAGATCTATGTTGCTTTTCTCATCATTGGAAAAGACTTTTTTGATCCGTCCAATTTATTGCTGGCTCTGGGAATAACTGTTTTTGTAAGCATAGTGGCCGGAGGAATTCCTAACGGCGGGTATATTGGTGAAATGCTAATGATCTCAGTGTATAAACTCCCTCAGGAAGCGATCCCTGCCGTGATGATCATTGGAACACTGGTAGACCCTTTAGCAACCGTTCTGAATGCGGTAGGGGATATCGTTGCGGCCATGTTTGTCAACCGGTTTGTAAAAGTCTCGTCTTAA
- a CDS encoding DUF779 domain-containing protein yields MEEKIARLSATEKALDVIRELENKYGALMFYQAGGCCEGTQPQCFEKGGFFPRMNDAMIGTINGHEFWIDRDLFEYWKYSHFTLDVADGFGPGGFSLETPLGKTFKVQYRLFTPEEYENLEPVKRSE; encoded by the coding sequence ATGGAAGAAAAAATAGCCAGACTTTCTGCAACAGAAAAGGCTCTTGATGTCATCAGGGAACTGGAAAATAAATATGGTGCACTGATGTTTTATCAGGCAGGAGGATGCTGCGAAGGGACACAGCCCCAGTGTTTTGAAAAGGGCGGCTTTTTCCCAAGAATGAATGATGCCATGATCGGAACAATTAACGGACATGAGTTCTGGATAGACCGCGATCTGTTCGAATATTGGAAATATTCCCATTTTACCCTTGATGTGGCAGATGGATTCGGACCGGGAGGTTTCTCACTGGAGACACCTTTAGGAAAAACATTTAAAGTTCAGTACAGGCTTTTTACTCCGGAAGAATATGAAAATCTGGAGCCCGTAAAACGCAGTGAGTAA
- the adhP gene encoding alcohol dehydrogenase AdhP yields the protein MIPKTMKAAVVQGYGQPLKIEEVPVREPGRYEVLVKVIACGVCHTDLHAVDGDWPAKPKMPLIPGHEGVGIVVACGPEAFVKEGDAVGVPWLYSACGCCDYCITGWETLCEAQKNGGYSVDGGFAEYVIADSRYVGHLKSDVNFLEIAPILCAGVTVYKGLKETETKPGEWVAISGIGGLGHVAVQYAKAMGMHVAAIDVADDKLDLAKKLGADLVVNAKNTDPGEYLHKEVGGMHGALITAVSPIAFKQGIDVLRRKGTIALNGLPPGSFELPIFETVLKRITVRGSIVGTRKDLQEALDFANEGLVKATVTSAKLEEINEVFDKMKKGQIDGRIVLDIAGSN from the coding sequence ATGATCCCAAAAACAATGAAAGCTGCTGTAGTTCAGGGTTATGGCCAGCCACTAAAAATTGAAGAAGTACCGGTAAGAGAACCTGGAAGATATGAAGTTCTCGTAAAAGTAATCGCCTGTGGCGTCTGCCATACAGATTTACATGCTGTAGACGGCGACTGGCCGGCAAAACCTAAAATGCCGCTTATTCCGGGGCATGAAGGAGTAGGAATTGTGGTAGCATGCGGACCGGAAGCTTTCGTAAAAGAAGGAGATGCTGTAGGAGTTCCCTGGCTGTATAGTGCCTGTGGATGCTGCGATTATTGTATAACGGGATGGGAAACACTCTGCGAAGCCCAGAAAAACGGCGGCTATAGTGTGGATGGTGGTTTTGCAGAATATGTTATTGCAGATTCAAGATATGTGGGACATTTAAAATCTGATGTTAACTTCCTGGAAATCGCTCCTATTTTATGTGCAGGAGTAACTGTTTATAAAGGATTGAAAGAAACTGAGACAAAACCCGGAGAATGGGTTGCGATTTCGGGAATCGGAGGATTGGGACACGTCGCAGTACAATATGCCAAGGCAATGGGAATGCATGTTGCAGCCATTGATGTAGCAGATGATAAACTTGACCTGGCCAAAAAACTCGGAGCAGACCTGGTTGTCAATGCAAAAAACACGGATCCGGGAGAATATCTGCATAAAGAAGTCGGCGGAATGCACGGCGCATTAATTACAGCAGTCTCGCCCATTGCTTTCAAGCAGGGAATAGATGTTTTAAGAAGAAAGGGAACCATTGCTCTCAATGGTCTTCCTCCGGGATCTTTTGAACTTCCGATTTTTGAAACCGTTTTAAAAAGAATAACCGTGAGAGGCTCTATTGTGGGAACCAGGAAAGATCTGCAGGAAGCTCTGGATTTTGCCAATGAGGGACTGGTGAAGGCTACTGTAACCTCAGCAAAACTTGAAGAGATCAATGAGGTTTTCGATAAAATGAAGAAAGGGCAGATTGACGGCAGAATCGTATTGGATATTGCCGGCTCAAATTAA
- a CDS encoding aldehyde dehydrogenase family protein: protein MSTITEPRSATLLQRPEFKHRYDNYIDGKFTPPVNGQYFDVVSPVDGKNFTQVAHSSKEDLELAVNAAEKAFQSWKNTSSTERSIILNKIADRIEQNLEYLAIVETIDNGKAVRETLAADLPLAIDHFRYFASVIRAEEGSHNELDQDTVSLIVHEPLGVIAQIIPWNFPILMAVWKLAPALAAGNCVVLKPAESTPVSIMVLMELIGDLLPAGVVNIVNGFGAELGRALVTNPKVAKAAFTGSTATGRLVMQYATENIIPVTLELGGKSPNVFFSSVMDADDEFLDKAIEGAVLFALNQGEICTCPSRLLVQEDIADAFIEKVIERVKAIKVGNPLDKTVMMGAQASQIQKDKILSYIRLGKEEGAEVLVGGEVNDLGEELESGYYIQPTIFKGNNRMRIFQEEIFGPVLAFTTFKDEEEAVKIANDTIYGLGAGVWTRDAHQLYNIPRRIEAGRVWVNQYHSYPAGAPFGGYKQSGIGRENHKMMLDHYRQTKNMLISYNKNKLGFF from the coding sequence ATGAGCACAATTACAGAACCTAGATCAGCGACTCTTTTACAGCGTCCGGAGTTTAAACACAGATATGATAATTATATTGACGGGAAATTTACACCCCCAGTTAACGGACAGTATTTTGATGTCGTTTCACCGGTTGATGGTAAGAATTTTACCCAGGTAGCCCATTCATCAAAAGAAGATCTGGAACTGGCGGTAAATGCTGCTGAAAAAGCATTCCAGTCATGGAAAAATACCTCTTCTACAGAAAGAAGTATTATTCTGAATAAAATTGCAGACAGGATAGAGCAGAACCTTGAATACCTGGCGATCGTAGAAACGATTGACAATGGTAAAGCCGTGAGAGAAACACTGGCAGCAGACTTACCGTTGGCGATTGATCATTTCAGGTACTTTGCCTCAGTGATCCGTGCAGAAGAAGGCTCTCATAACGAACTGGACCAAGATACCGTATCTCTGATTGTACACGAACCGCTTGGCGTCATTGCACAGATCATTCCATGGAATTTTCCGATACTGATGGCCGTTTGGAAACTGGCTCCTGCATTGGCAGCCGGAAACTGTGTGGTTTTAAAGCCGGCAGAGAGTACCCCGGTTTCTATTATGGTGCTGATGGAGCTTATCGGCGATCTTCTGCCCGCAGGAGTAGTCAATATTGTGAACGGCTTCGGAGCAGAACTGGGACGGGCGCTGGTAACGAATCCTAAGGTGGCAAAAGCGGCGTTTACGGGTTCTACAGCTACAGGGCGTCTGGTAATGCAGTATGCTACTGAAAATATTATTCCTGTGACACTGGAATTAGGTGGAAAATCTCCGAATGTTTTCTTCAGCTCGGTAATGGATGCTGATGATGAATTCCTGGATAAAGCGATTGAGGGAGCGGTACTTTTTGCCCTGAACCAGGGAGAGATCTGTACATGTCCTTCAAGACTGCTGGTTCAGGAAGATATTGCAGATGCCTTCATCGAAAAAGTAATTGAAAGGGTAAAAGCTATTAAAGTAGGAAACCCATTGGATAAAACGGTTATGATGGGCGCTCAGGCATCCCAGATCCAAAAAGACAAAATCCTTTCTTATATCCGGTTAGGAAAAGAGGAAGGTGCGGAAGTGCTGGTAGGAGGAGAAGTCAATGACCTTGGAGAAGAGCTTGAAAGCGGATACTATATCCAGCCTACCATTTTTAAAGGAAACAACAGGATGAGAATCTTCCAGGAAGAAATTTTCGGACCGGTACTGGCCTTTACCACTTTCAAAGATGAAGAGGAAGCTGTAAAAATTGCCAATGACACCATTTACGGACTTGGAGCCGGAGTATGGACGAGAGATGCACATCAGCTTTACAATATTCCACGCCGGATCGAGGCAGGAAGAGTTTGGGTGAACCAGTATCATTCATACCCTGCAGGAGCTCCTTTTGGAGGGTATAAGCAGTCCGGAATTGGAAGAGAGAATCATAAAATGATGCTTGATCACTATCGCCAGACTAAGAATATGCTGATCTCCTACAACAAGAATAAGTTAGGTTTCTTTTAA
- a CDS encoding AraC family transcriptional regulator, producing MNNNNKYLLNTPELTQENRLLNIIENQTKFNLNNCEFSIYETHKAAFDVKLHFENIAFTAMLRGKKHMKLDNKTNYFDYFPGESILVAPGETMVIDFPEADDTPTQCISLSLNPEFIEDSLNYLNYHLPKVDETAQWNIQLDEYFLFNNKALASATNNIMRIAMDDNSQKDIMADFALKELLIRLMQTQARSMVEKNVVKNKSRIGFAVDYIKRNLHQKLSIDSIAKLAYVSKSNFFKMFKDELGTSPNDFILQERINRAKELLANQNSIKETAYQTGFSDTNYFTRVFKQLVGVTPKSYQTRSGSIFSK from the coding sequence ATGAATAACAATAATAAATATTTATTAAATACTCCTGAATTAACACAGGAGAACCGACTGCTGAACATCATTGAAAACCAGACCAAATTCAATCTCAACAACTGTGAATTCAGTATCTACGAAACGCATAAAGCGGCTTTCGATGTCAAACTTCATTTCGAAAATATAGCTTTTACCGCCATGTTAAGAGGCAAGAAACATATGAAGCTGGATAATAAAACCAATTATTTTGATTATTTCCCGGGTGAAAGTATATTGGTCGCCCCGGGCGAAACTATGGTTATTGATTTTCCTGAAGCAGATGATACGCCTACCCAATGTATTTCCTTAAGCTTAAATCCCGAATTCATTGAGGATTCTCTGAATTACCTGAATTATCACCTCCCGAAAGTAGATGAAACGGCCCAGTGGAATATTCAGCTGGATGAATATTTTCTTTTTAATAACAAAGCATTAGCCTCTGCCACCAACAATATCATGAGAATTGCCATGGATGATAATTCTCAAAAAGATATCATGGCCGATTTTGCCCTGAAAGAACTTCTGATCAGGCTGATGCAAACCCAGGCCAGAAGCATGGTGGAAAAAAATGTGGTAAAAAATAAATCAAGAATAGGTTTTGCAGTAGATTATATCAAAAGAAACCTGCATCAGAAACTATCTATTGACAGTATTGCAAAACTTGCCTATGTAAGCAAATCCAATTTCTTTAAAATGTTTAAAGACGAACTGGGAACTTCTCCTAATGATTTTATCCTGCAGGAAAGAATCAACAGGGCTAAAGAACTGTTAGCCAACCAGAACAGCATTAAAGAAACAGCTTACCAGACAGGTTTCTCCGATACCAATTACTTTACCAGAGTATTTAAACAGCTGGTGGGTGTCACCCCGAAAAGCTATCAGACAAGAAGCGGAAGTATATTTTCAAAATAA
- a CDS encoding RagB/SusD family nutrient uptake outer membrane protein, whose product MKKIFYILSFFLVLTSCKDALDIVQDGEINNPEVAFHSVEDMQKFLNGSVYPAVNPLSEISFTALFTDEIGYGPSSVSTSDILTHRFVLNSTTSQVSGIWVGNYNIVNKVNILLKGSTLINYNTLSADDKLLYTNVLAHARAIRALAYITLESYFSPNMKDANALGVILSAIPADIFTTKLPRVKNSEIYALIESDLQYALANYNTSNITAGTTQPQHYLQKAAINAIAARYYNYKGDDVNAKLNASAAISESGLTLANGTGTAYTTMWTDATRGEILWSLYRPNNTTGSWSNIAGLWTTNSTDINGSVNFDMSRKLFSLLNNQIAGGDIRYDVFIDASSKFDPAYPSGPNPREDDVIVINKYPGKSSPASSAMNLRNDIKMFRLSEMYLILAEVAVHEGSLTTAATNIKTIRINRSKQGVTTAVTYTTAQQAYTDILLERRRELCFEGHRYLDLKRMGVAAGVGIDRDVYDDDNQTMPLTLPASDYRFTLPIPLDEINANPNIQQNTGYN is encoded by the coding sequence ATGAAAAAAATATTTTATATATTATCGTTTTTCTTAGTGTTGACTTCATGTAAAGATGCACTAGATATTGTTCAGGATGGGGAAATTAATAATCCGGAAGTTGCTTTTCATTCAGTAGAAGATATGCAGAAGTTTCTTAATGGAAGTGTTTATCCGGCTGTAAATCCATTAAGTGAGATTTCCTTTACTGCGCTTTTTACAGATGAAATAGGTTATGGACCAAGTAGTGTAAGTACTTCGGATATATTAACTCATAGATTTGTACTTAATTCCACAACAAGCCAGGTATCCGGTATATGGGTTGGTAATTACAATATTGTAAATAAAGTGAATATCCTTTTGAAAGGAAGTACTTTAATTAACTATAATACTCTGTCAGCTGATGATAAATTGTTGTACACCAATGTTTTGGCACATGCAAGAGCAATAAGAGCATTAGCCTATATAACTTTAGAGTCGTATTTTTCTCCGAATATGAAAGATGCGAATGCATTAGGGGTGATACTTAGTGCTATACCTGCAGATATTTTTACTACCAAATTGCCAAGAGTTAAAAACTCTGAGATTTATGCTTTGATTGAATCTGATCTGCAATATGCACTTGCCAACTATAATACAAGTAATATTACAGCTGGTACCACCCAGCCGCAGCATTATTTACAAAAAGCTGCAATTAATGCTATTGCTGCCAGATATTATAATTATAAGGGCGATGACGTTAATGCAAAGCTTAATGCTTCAGCTGCTATATCAGAAAGTGGTTTAACGCTAGCAAATGGGACTGGTACCGCGTACACTACTATGTGGACTGATGCAACCAGAGGCGAAATTTTATGGTCTCTTTACAGGCCAAACAATACAACTGGATCTTGGTCAAATATTGCAGGTTTATGGACAACCAATTCTACTGATATTAATGGGTCTGTGAATTTTGATATGAGTAGAAAGCTATTTTCTCTTCTTAATAACCAGATTGCAGGAGGTGATATTCGTTACGATGTATTTATAGATGCAAGCAGTAAGTTTGATCCGGCTTATCCTTCAGGACCTAATCCTAGAGAAGATGATGTTATTGTTATCAATAAATATCCTGGTAAAAGTTCTCCTGCAAGTTCTGCAATGAACTTGAGGAATGATATCAAAATGTTCAGATTGTCAGAAATGTATCTTATTTTGGCAGAAGTTGCTGTACATGAAGGAAGTTTAACAACTGCTGCCACTAATATTAAGACTATTAGAATAAATAGATCTAAACAAGGTGTGACAACTGCGGTTACCTATACAACTGCTCAGCAGGCATACACAGATATTCTTCTGGAAAGAAGAAGAGAGTTATGCTTCGAAGGACACCGCTATTTGGATCTTAAGAGAATGGGAGTAGCTGCTGGAGTGGGTATTGATAGGGATGTGTATGATGATGATAATCAGACAATGCCACTTACATTACCTGCTAGTGACTATAGATTTACACTTCCGATTCCGTTAGATGAAATTAATGCGAATCCTAATATCCAACAAAATACAGGTTATAATTAA
- a CDS encoding SusC/RagA family TonB-linked outer membrane protein, with protein sequence MNVKLRVLSAGAIFFFGGMVFAQQTTTKKKDTIKNETSIDEVVLLGYSKSITKPKSTVASNTVGEIFLENRPNVNMLTSLQGSAPGVIMNGGSGSPGSAKFSLLIRGTSSINGNTDALIVIDDIPSNASEYRNLNPNDIESVTILKDAAATSVYGNRGANGVVVIRTKRGRYNGGFKLSYTGMTGMSLRPLDKYKLANTDEYMQIMRLYGMTSANTAYQKAEEGKAAGIDTDWSKYFFKPEMFQSHDVAISTGGENISSYNSFGYMEQGGAVPTTDFKRFTVRSNIQAKSKDNKLNINSQIGLAFSRRNELNEETNAGISNNSVQNPLLGVLLGLPYLAPNKYANGQELFKAIGTNFDYGNNIYVLENLLTRGNLPSYVDQISISGNLGASYNFTKNFSLGNKIGVDYRQGDRIFGRAPWSYLANATQGSAKYTGFEDQTTTRDLTINNVISALYSGKSGDHSVDASVNMEYNKVYYRTTYRRQNGLDPRTYVPGSGTGYVPFDGTATSRYVPVVSASRITAGTLAVFGTVNYDYAGRFGFSGTLRRDASYRFVGENRWATYWSVAGRWNIDKESFMEGSIFNNLKLRASYGTNGNQNIVGAASGANPLLTANNVVRDLYTSPTGYGNALGLGFAYGNPLVKWEDVAQANIGLDFTLLNNKLEGTLDVYRKKTTNLFSTIPISGVSGAYSINGNNGAMTNEGIELGLRYNVIKTADINFSVFTNGSYNKNTVNEFTIFGDPAPGSAVTMAGHMLNEWYVYKYAGVNKSNGNLLFHTKDGGVTEAPDVKDAQYTNVSPIPKYAGSFGFESGYKGFFFDTLFTFQAGVKKFDNSLYWLANPEGLGSSAVGASNMTKDLLGAWTPENSNSDIPNLRATNWGYTANSDYFLKDASFLKVRSVTLGYQLRKDQLQNMPITGLRIYVQGENLYTWTKWRGFDPEPLTGTNLSLYPNPRMYTIGVKVDF encoded by the coding sequence ATGAATGTAAAATTACGTGTATTGAGTGCTGGAGCAATATTTTTCTTTGGAGGAATGGTATTTGCGCAGCAGACAACAACTAAGAAAAAGGACACGATAAAAAATGAAACATCAATCGATGAAGTGGTTCTATTAGGTTACTCAAAAAGTATTACAAAGCCTAAATCAACTGTTGCTTCTAATACTGTTGGGGAAATATTTCTCGAGAACAGGCCCAACGTCAATATGTTGACTTCTTTGCAAGGCTCAGCTCCCGGGGTGATCATGAATGGAGGTTCCGGAAGCCCGGGTTCTGCTAAATTTAGTTTACTGATTCGTGGAACGAGTTCTATTAATGGTAATACAGATGCCTTAATAGTCATAGATGATATTCCATCAAATGCTTCAGAATATAGAAACTTAAACCCTAATGATATAGAGTCTGTAACTATTTTGAAGGATGCTGCAGCAACATCTGTATATGGTAACCGTGGCGCTAATGGGGTTGTTGTTATCAGGACAAAAAGAGGGAGATATAATGGTGGTTTTAAGCTTTCCTATACTGGTATGACAGGTATGTCTTTACGGCCGCTTGATAAATATAAACTTGCCAATACAGATGAGTATATGCAAATTATGAGATTGTATGGTATGACCTCAGCCAATACTGCTTATCAGAAAGCAGAGGAAGGAAAAGCTGCAGGTATTGATACAGACTGGTCTAAATATTTTTTCAAACCAGAAATGTTTCAATCTCATGATGTAGCAATTTCTACCGGTGGGGAAAATATATCATCTTACAACTCTTTTGGGTACATGGAGCAAGGCGGAGCGGTACCAACTACAGATTTTAAAAGATTTACTGTAAGATCAAACATTCAGGCAAAATCTAAAGATAACAAACTAAATATTAATTCACAAATTGGCCTCGCTTTTTCAAGAAGAAATGAGTTGAATGAGGAAACTAATGCAGGCATTAGCAACAACTCTGTGCAAAATCCGCTTCTTGGTGTCCTTTTAGGACTGCCATATTTAGCACCCAATAAATATGCCAATGGGCAAGAGCTATTTAAAGCGATAGGTACTAATTTCGATTATGGAAATAATATTTATGTGCTAGAAAATCTTTTAACCAGAGGCAATCTGCCCAGTTATGTAGATCAGATATCCATCAGTGGTAATTTAGGTGCATCTTATAATTTCACAAAGAATTTTAGTTTAGGCAATAAGATAGGTGTTGATTATAGGCAAGGTGACAGGATTTTTGGGCGAGCGCCTTGGTCCTATTTGGCTAATGCTACTCAGGGGAGTGCTAAATATACAGGCTTTGAAGACCAGACTACAACAAGAGATTTAACTATTAATAATGTAATCTCAGCTTTATATAGTGGGAAGTCTGGTGATCATTCCGTAGATGCTTCCGTGAATATGGAATATAATAAAGTATATTATAGAACAACATACAGAAGGCAAAACGGATTAGACCCTAGAACATATGTGCCGGGTTCAGGTACCGGATATGTACCATTTGATGGTACGGCAACATCACGTTATGTTCCTGTAGTAAGTGCTTCCAGAATTACAGCCGGAACCTTGGCTGTTTTCGGAACTGTAAACTATGATTATGCAGGACGTTTTGGTTTTAGCGGTACTTTAAGAAGGGATGCATCATATCGATTTGTAGGAGAGAATAGATGGGCAACTTACTGGTCTGTAGCAGGTAGATGGAATATTGATAAAGAGAGCTTTATGGAAGGTTCTATCTTCAATAATCTTAAACTAAGGGCATCTTATGGAACTAATGGTAACCAGAATATTGTAGGAGCAGCATCTGGTGCAAACCCATTACTAACAGCAAATAATGTAGTAAGAGATTTGTATACTTCTCCTACAGGATATGGTAACGCTCTTGGATTAGGTTTTGCCTATGGAAACCCATTAGTAAAATGGGAAGATGTAGCTCAAGCCAATATCGGACTGGATTTTACTCTACTTAATAATAAATTGGAGGGTACTCTTGATGTATACAGAAAGAAAACGACCAACCTTTTTAGCACAATCCCAATTTCAGGTGTTTCGGGTGCTTATTCAATAAATGGTAACAACGGGGCAATGACAAATGAAGGTATTGAACTTGGATTACGATATAATGTTATAAAAACTGCAGATATCAACTTTAGTGTATTTACCAATGGATCTTATAACAAAAATACAGTTAATGAATTTACTATTTTTGGAGATCCTGCACCTGGTTCAGCAGTTACTATGGCTGGTCACATGTTAAATGAATGGTATGTATATAAATACGCAGGAGTCAATAAAAGTAATGGTAACTTATTATTTCATACAAAGGATGGTGGGGTTACCGAGGCTCCTGATGTGAAGGATGCACAATATACTAATGTAAGTCCTATTCCTAAATATGCAGGCAGCTTTGGTTTTGAAAGCGGTTATAAAGGATTTTTCTTTGATACATTATTTACGTTCCAAGCGGGGGTTAAAAAATTTGATAATTCACTTTATTGGTTAGCCAATCCTGAAGGATTAGGATCCAGTGCTGTTGGAGCATCCAATATGACAAAAGATTTATTAGGAGCATGGACTCCTGAAAATTCAAATTCTGACATACCAAATTTAAGAGCTACAAACTGGGGCTATACTGCAAATTCTGATTACTTCTTAAAAGATGCATCCTTCCTGAAAGTAAGATCGGTTACTTTAGGATATCAGCTTAGAAAGGATCAATTACAAAATATGCCTATTACAGGACTTAGAATATATGTACAAGGTGAGAATCTTTATACATGGACAAAATGGAGAGGTTTCGATCCTGAACCACTTACAGGAACAAATTTAAGTTTATATCCTAATCCAAGAATGTATACAATAGGGGTAAAAGTTGATTTTTAA
- a CDS encoding hydroxymethylglutaryl-CoA synthase, producing the protein MTFGIEAASYYVPGLYLEIKELAEKRGIEPAKLEKGLGLYKMGLPDVHEDAATFAAEALLRLIKDYHIHPKEIARVYLGTESALDAAKPTASYAVQMVEKVVEEEFGERCFKNCDIVDMTFACVGGVDALHNALDFVRVNPDKKAVVIASDYAKYELASSGEYTQGGGAVALLISSKPDLLEIENQWGVASESVFDFFKPRRQYKKGDLNNAPEVYPDTIEIFTDEPVFDGQYSNQCYQDRIREAYQHYKEVTGREKPYENWKYIVFHLPYAFHGKRIFTEIYSLENGLPHTGPDEQKAVAKSENYLNLISSTIEKTQRASSEIGNMYTASIFMAFLSALQASFNENEELSGAEIGFFGYGSGSKSKVFAGRISENWKKVVAHWKLFENLNNRTSIDFATYEKLHRKQLEKSVNQSYKGFGLRAVEAENAVLIGARYYTYQN; encoded by the coding sequence ATGACTTTTGGAATTGAGGCTGCTAGCTATTATGTGCCCGGATTGTATTTGGAGATTAAGGAGTTAGCTGAAAAAAGAGGAATAGAACCGGCAAAACTGGAAAAAGGCTTAGGACTATATAAAATGGGGCTTCCCGATGTTCATGAAGATGCAGCAACCTTTGCAGCAGAGGCACTTCTGAGATTAATTAAAGACTATCATATCCATCCGAAAGAAATAGCAAGAGTATATCTGGGAACAGAAAGTGCATTGGATGCAGCGAAGCCTACCGCTTCTTATGCGGTTCAGATGGTGGAAAAAGTGGTAGAAGAGGAATTCGGGGAAAGATGCTTTAAAAACTGTGATATTGTAGATATGACTTTTGCCTGTGTAGGAGGAGTAGATGCACTGCATAATGCACTTGATTTTGTAAGGGTAAATCCGGACAAAAAAGCGGTAGTGATTGCCAGTGATTATGCCAAATACGAATTAGCATCATCAGGAGAATATACCCAGGGTGGTGGAGCGGTTGCCTTACTTATTTCTTCAAAACCGGATCTTCTAGAGATTGAAAACCAATGGGGAGTGGCGTCTGAAAGTGTTTTTGACTTTTTTAAGCCGAGAAGGCAATATAAGAAAGGAGATTTAAATAATGCTCCTGAGGTTTATCCTGATACGATTGAAATCTTCACGGATGAGCCCGTTTTTGACGGCCAATACTCCAATCAGTGTTACCAGGACAGAATAAGAGAAGCGTATCAGCATTATAAAGAAGTGACGGGCAGAGAAAAACCGTATGAAAATTGGAAATATATCGTCTTCCATCTTCCGTATGCCTTTCATGGAAAAAGAATATTTACTGAAATCTACAGCCTTGAGAATGGGCTTCCCCATACGGGGCCCGATGAGCAGAAAGCGGTTGCAAAATCTGAAAACTATCTGAATTTGATCAGCAGTACCATAGAGAAAACACAGCGGGCTTCTTCAGAAATAGGGAATATGTATACCGCTTCTATCTTTATGGCTTTCCTTTCTGCCCTGCAGGCTTCCTTTAATGAAAATGAAGAACTGTCAGGAGCAGAGATCGGTTTCTTCGGTTATGGAAGTGGTTCAAAATCAAAAGTATTTGCAGGCAGGATTTCTGAAAACTGGAAAAAGGTCGTAGCACATTGGAAGTTATTTGAAAATCTTAATAACAGAACCTCCATTGATTTTGCTACCTATGAAAAACTACACAGGAAACAGCTGGAAAAATCTGTCAATCAATCTTATAAAGGATTTGGTCTTAGAGCGGTAGAAGCTGAGAATGCTGTTCTTATCGGGGCTAGATATTATACGTATCAGAATTAG